The region TAATTACCTGTTTTTAAATTAGAAACATCCACTTTTGATGCATTTCCAGTTTGAACTTGCACAAATTGACCGATTGTGTTGTATATCTGAATAGAATTGATTTCAATAGCTTGTTTTAAATGAATAGTCAATTCATTTGAAGTTGGGTTTGGATATAAATTAAAATAGTTATCAAATTCAAAACTTGGATTACTTAATGCAGCAATTGTTGTTGTGTAGGTATTGGTTGTAATAGGGAAGTTATAATCAAAATAAATATTTGCTGAATTACTAAAAGTGTCTCCAAGAACTAAAGTTGGTTTTGTTTTAATCTTGAAAGCAATATACCCATCATTGTTAGCATCATTAAAAGGTAAATTGATGTTTTCAAAAATGAATTCTACTTTATTTCCTGAAATTCTTGTAAAAAAATTGTGGCTAGCGGTCAATGGTACCAAAGTTGAAACATCAAATTTAGAAGTATCAATCATGTCTTTAACCACAATATTTTGTGCAGGATAAGTTCCTGTATTTTCGAAACGAATTGTATAATGTACATATTCTCCAATTTTATCTGGACCTACAAAATTCCCTTGTAGACACGTTTTATCATTAGGATCATAAGAATTTACAACCAATTGTTTTAATCCGAAACTATTATCACTGATCATTTCATCAGTACCTAGTTGTGTAATTTGAGCCGTATAGATTAAGAAATCACCTGCGTTTACAGCGGGAGTTTCTAAAGGAGAATTAACATTAAATGTTACAATTATTTCTCTGGTTTCAAAAGGCTGTAAGTTGCTATATGTCCAATTTAAATTATTTAAAGTTTGTGTTGAAAATGTTGGATTTACAGAAACTAAATCTAATACAGTATCATCAAACTGTAGATTTACAGTTCCACTTTCCGTTTGATTACCTTTGTTTTTAAAGATAATTTTATATTTCACATCAAAACCAGGTCTTGCAGGATTTATTGGGATAATTGAAACTTCTACATCGTGTTTTATTCCATTTGGTGTTATACAAAAATCTTGAGTATATGGACTCGATTGTGTTGGGAAATTTACCACAACATTTGATGGAGATGCGTTAAAATAAGTTGGGTTATCTAAAACAGGTGTAATTGTATGATTACCAGCTTGAACTGGAATACTATAAATACCACTATAATTTGAAATAATCGAACCAGAAGTTGTTCCATCAGAAATATTAAATTTTAAATTAGGAATAAAGACATCATTATTATCACAACCATTATTTTCATCATCAAATTTATGCTGACCTTGAATGGTGTAAAATTGTCCCCCTGGTGTAAAAGTACAATAGGAGTTAACTTGACAATTTGGATAATTTATAGAAACTTGTATTTGAATAAAACTAATTTGATTTTCTCCAGTACATATATATTCTAAGTTAGGTAAATTAGATAAAGTCAAAGAAACATTTCTGCCATTTTTGATAAAAATTGATTGTAACATGCTATTACTACTACAATCCAAAGAAGTAAGACTAGTTGTATTATTTAAATCTAAACTTATAAAGTTATTATTTCTACATTTCAAATCTACAATTTTATTGTTATCTGAAAAAATAATACTATTCAATAAATTAAAATTACAATTCAAAGTTATCAGATTGTTTAGCGTATTTAAATTAAGCGTAGTCAATGAATTATTATTACAATATAATGTTTGTAATTGTGGCATATTATTTAGCAATAATTGGCTTAAATTATTAAAACTACAATCAAAATGAACTAAATTGGTATTGTTTAAAAAACTAATATTATTAATTACATTATTATTTAAGTAACAATATTGTAACCCACTACAATTATTTAAACTAACATTTGTCAATTGATTATTTTGTAAACTCAAATAAGTTAGAATAGACAATCCGCTAATATTGATAGAATTTAATGAATTATTACTACCATAAATATATTTTAAATTACCGAGGCTAGAAAAATCCACAAAGGTAATAGTATTGTTTTCAAAATTAAATTCTGATAAATTACTAAAATTATAAACTCCCGTTAAGTTAGAAATTGAAGAATTTGATACATTTAACTTATACACTTGTTGAGCTTCACTGACTTCAATTTCTCCATTATTATTAGCATCAATTTTAAAATTTACATAATTTGAATTTTGAGCTATTGAATTACTTGAGCTAGATGCTAATAACTTCGCTTTAAAATTGGCGTCTGTAAAATTAATAATTTGAGCTTTTCCAATAAGTCCAAGTACTAACATTACAATTAAATAGTAGTTTTTCATAAATTATATTTCTTTCAAGATGATTATACACGCAAAAGGTTGCGTGAGAAAATTATTGTTTTTTTAAAAATAAAAAATAACTACTGTAAATCAAGAAAAAAATTAAGAAAAAAAAATCCCAACCGAAGTTGGGATTTTAAATTTTATCTTGTAATAGTTTGTGTTCGGTCTGGGCCAACAGAAACTACTTTAATAGGTACTTCTACTTCTTTTTCGATGAATTCAATGTAGGCTTTTAATTCTGATGGTAGTTCTTCATATGTTGTCATACCTGTTAAATCGGCTTGCCAACCTTTCATTTCTGTATAAATAGGTTCCACATTTTCTGGCTCAATGTTATACGGGAAGTGGTTTAATATTTCGCCTTTGTATTTATAAGCCGAACAAACTTGTAATGTTGAGAAGCCAGAAAGTACATCGCCTTTCATCATGTATAATTCGGTAACGCCATTGATTTGTACAGCATATTTTAAAGCTACTAAATCTAACCAGCCACAACGACGTGCTCTTCCTGTAACCGAACCAAATTCGTTTCCTACTTTAGCCATGGTTGCGCCATCTTCGTCAAATAATTCAGTAGGGAAGGGGCCACTACCTACACGAGTAGTATAGGCTTTGAAAATTCCGAATACTTCTTTCACGCGGTTGGGTGCAATTCCTAAACCTGTACAAGCACCAGCAGCAGTCGTGTTAGACGAGGTTACAAATGGATACGTTCCAAAGTCAACATCTAATAAAGATCCTTGTGCGCCTTCGGCTAAAATTGTTTTTCCTTCTTTTAAGGCTTTATTTAAAAATTCTTCCGAATCAATAAACTGTAATTTTTTTAGGTTTTCTATAGCAGTGAAGAATTCCTCTTCCATTTCGGGTAAGTTGTATTGCAACTCTACGTCATAGAATTTAATCATTTCTTCATGCTTATCGGCTAATGCACGGTATCTATCTTGAAAATCTGCTAATTCAATGTCGCCAATACGTAAACCATTTCTACCTGTTTTGTCCATATACGTTGGACCAATCCCTTTCAAAGTAGAACCAATTTTTGCTTTTCCTTTAGCTGCTTCTGAAGCGGCATCTAACAAACGGTGTGTGGGTAAAATTAAATGGGCTTTTCTAGACAATAATAATTTAGATTTGATGTCTAAATTGAATTTAGCTAAACCTTCAATTTCTTTTTGAAAAACTACAGGGTCCATTACCACACCATTTCCGATGATGTTAACATTGTTTTTGTGAAAAATTCCAGAAGGAATGGTTCTTAAAACATGTTTAATTCCGTCAAATTCAAGTGTGTGTCCAGCATTAGGTCCGCCTTGAAAACGGGCAATAATATCGTATTTAGAAGTTAGTACATCGACGATTTTTCCTTTTCCTTCATCGCCCCATTGTAATCCAAGTAGTAAGTCTACAGCCATTGTTGTTGTGTTGTTGTTATTATTTTAGTTGTTTTTTGTTCCGTAAAAATATAGGGAGTGATTGTCAATTTTAATCCCAAACATTTCTTCCATCGTTTGTTTTATTTGTTGAATACGTGGGTCGCAAAATTCAATTACTTCACCCGTATCCGTTAAAATAATATGGTCGTGTTGTTTGTCGAAATAAGATTTTTCGTAGTGCGCTTGATTTTGACCAAATTGATGTCTTCTAACCAATTTACATTCTAACAATAATTCAATTGTATTGTATAATGTTGCTCTACTGACACGGTAGTTTTTATTTTTCATTTTGATATACAAAGATTCGATATCAAAATGCTCTTGATTTTCATAAATTTCTTGAAGAATTGCATAACGTTCAGGCGTTTTACGATGCCCTTTTTCTTCTAAGTATTTAGTGAATACGTTTTTAACTATTTCTTGATTTTTTTCGTTATCCATCTGGAATTAAAATGAAATAAGTGCAAAGATAGTTTTTTGTTGCTACTTTACACTTACTAAAATTAGTTTTTTTAACTATTTTATAAACATCGAATTATTAAGCATTGTAAACACGCGTCACTTTATCTACGCCGTCTACTTTTTTAATACTTTCGATTAATTTTTTAAGAATATTGTTGTTTTGTACTACGACCGTTACTTGTCCGTAAAAAATTCCTGCTTCAGAACTCAAACTAATACTTTGTATGTTTACATGCATAATGTTGGAAATAACTTTGGTCAATTCATTGGTTAATCCAAGTATATCCATGCCAGTAATTTTTAATGTAGCTTTAAATTCTTCTTGACTCGAATCAATCCATTTGGCAGGAATAATTCGATAAGCAAAATTAGATTGCATGCTTATAGCATTAGGACAATCGGTTCGATGCACTTTTATGCCTTCATTTATGGTAACAAAGCCAAATACATGGTCGCCTGGTATTGGATTACAACAAGGTGATAATTTATAATCTAATTTATTTTGCTCCACTCCAAAAACTAATAAATCGTATTTTTTACTGATTTCATGTTTTTGAATTTTTTCTTCATCAAGATTTTGTTTTCGCGTAATGGTTTTTTTGAAGAAATTTACCAGTGTATTACTTTTTTGAGCGGCAAAATCTTTTAGTTGTTGGTTTTCAATGGCACCAACACCTACTCTATAAAATAAGTCTAAGCTTGTTTGCAGTTTAAAGAAATTAACAAGTTCATTTAATGTGTTTTCGTTGAAATTGATTTTTAAATGGCGTAATTTTCGAATTAAGACTTCTTTTCCATCCTCGGCAATTTTCTTAATGTTTTCATTTAAAACATTTTTGATTTTATTTTTTGCTCGAGATGTAGTCACATAATCCAACCATTGTGCATTTGGTTTTTGATTGGCCGAAGTGATAATTTCTACTTGATCACCACTATTTAAAACATGATTTAAAGGTACTAATTTGCCATTAACTCGTGTTCCTCTTGTTTTTACACCAATTTCAGAATGAATACTAAACGCAAAGTCTAAAGTTGTTGCTCCTTTTGGAAGCGATTTGATTTCGCCTTTTGGGGTAAAGACATAAATTTCTTTGGCATATAAATTTAATTTAAAGTCTTCAACAAAATCAACTGCATTAGTATTGGCATTTTCAAGAGCTTCTTTCAATTGGTTTAACCAAATCTCAAGTCCATGTTCCTCAGCATCAGCATTATTTTTGTATTTGTAGTGAGCAGCATAGCCTTTTTCAGCAATTTCATCCATACGCTCACTGCGCACCTGAATTTCAACCCATCTTCCTAGTGGTCCCATGACAGTAACGTGAAGGGCTTCGTAACCGGATGATTTTGGTGAAGAAATCCAATCGCGTAGTCGGCTTGGACTTGGGCGGTAATGGTCTGTGATCACGGAATATATTTTCCAAGCCAAGAACTTTTCATCATGTTCATTTGATTTGTAAATAATTCGAAGCGCAAATTTATCGTACACTTCATCAAAAGTTACCCCTTGAGCTTTCATTTTTCTACGAATAGAATAAATGGATTTAGGGCGCCCTTTAATGATGAAATCAATTCCTTCTTCTTTTAATGAATTACTTAATATATCGGAAATTGATTTTATATAAGCGTCTTGTTCTTCTTTGGTTTCTTTAATTTTACTAACAATGTCGTTGTAAACTTCGGGTTCAGTATATTTTAAGCCTAAGTCTTCTAATTTCGTTTTAATGTTATACAGTCCTAATCGATGGGCTAATGGCGCATAAATATATAAGGTTTCTGAGGCGATTTTGGCTTGTTTATAATCGGCCATTCCATCCATGGTTTGCATGTTGTGAAGTCGGTCTGCAATTTTTATTAGAATTACACGCACATCATCATGTAACGTGAGAAGCATTTTACGGAAATTTTCCGCTTGTAAGGATATTTCTTGGTCTTGTTTTACTTTTGGAATTTTGGTTAATCCTTCAACAATTTGAGCAATTTTAGGATTAAACATTTTCTCAATGTCTTGAACCGTAATTTCGGTATCTTCCACTACATCATGCATTAAGGCAGCTGCAATAGCTGTTGAGCCAAGTCCAATGTCACGAGCTACAATTTTTGCAACCGCAATAGGGTGAAAAATGTAGGCTTCTCCTGATTTTCTTCTTTGCTCTTTATGGGCATCTACAGCCACATCAAATGCTTTTCGAATTATTTTTTTGTCATCATCGGTTAAGGTTTGATAACTAATTCGAAGTAATTCTTTATATTCTTGTGCAATGGCTTTATTTTCAGCTTCTAAATCGATCTCTGTCATACCTTCTACTTTCAAAAACCTAAATATACTACATATTACGAAAATTTAAAAATTAATCCATAAAAAAAAAGTGTCCTGAGACACTTTGTAAATTTATTTTCTGAAGAAATCTAAGTCATGAAAATCATAACTAAAATCGGTTAATGGTGATATGGCTTTCATTTTCAAATTATTAGCCTTTCCACTGCTGTCGAAAGTTACTTCAATGAAAGCATCTGCATGAAAATAACGATTATCCCATTTTACCGCATAGGTATTGTTTTTTACATAGAAAACTTCGCCTTTAAGCTGTGGAGAACGAACCGATTGAAAAATGAGTTTTTTCTTTTCTAGTTTTAATGTTATAGCTCCCAACCAAGCATCTTCATAGGAACCTTCTAATTGATCAAAACGTGGGTTGATTTTTTTATCTTTTAAATTGGATGCTACGGTTTTCCAAACTTCCTCTGTAGTCGTATCGGCCTCTGCTTGTTGGTTTTTTTCTCTTTCTCCATATTTTGACACATAATCAATATAGGGTAGTTGTAAATAGCTGTTTTTTATAGTATTGGTAATGGCTGAAAACGCTGATCCCGATTGTTGATTGGTCAGTACAATTATTCCTAGATTTAATTCGGGAATTAAAGTAACCTGTGTTACCATACCTTCTAATCCTCCAGTATGGGTAACTTGTTTGTAGCCTTTAACATCTGATAAAAACCAACCCAATCCATATCCGGAAAAATGGGTGTTATAGGGTGGAGTAGTGGTTGCCGGAATTATGGTTTGTAACGACCACATTTCTTTGTGTTGTTTTTCACTAAAAAGTGATTTGTCGTTAATTTTTCCATTATTTAATTGTAATAAAACCCATTGACTTAAATCGTGAACAGAAGTATAAATTCCTCCAGCAGCATCCATTATGGTGTTTTTATATCGTACGATGGGTTTTAATTTCCCATCGATTGGAACATGTGGCGTTACTAAATTAGTAGTGTCTTTTAATCGGACAAAAGAACCTGCACTTCGGTTCATGTTTAACGGTTTCATGATTCTTGTTTCTACAAATTCACTCCAACTTAATCCTGATATTTCTTTAATGATTTCACCCGCCACAATGTAAAGTAAATTATCATAGTCAAACTGTGTTCTAAATGAAGATACGGGTTTTAAGTATCTTAGGTTATGAATGATGTCTTTAGGTGTAAAATTATTTCCTTCGGGCCATATCATTAAATCACCAGCACCAAGTCCTAATCCACTTCTATGCGTTAATAAGTCTTTGATAGTAAATTCATTAGTTACATAGTCGTTATACATTTTAAAATCAGGCAAGTACTTAATTACTTTATCCTCCCAATTTAGTTTTCCTTCATCGATTAACATTGCTAAAGCGGTTGCAGTGAACGCTTTACTGTTGGAAGCTACACCAAATAATGTATGTTCGTTTACTTTTTGTTTTGTAACTATTGAACTTTCACCATAGCCTTTTTCATGAATTATTTTTCCATCTTTTATTACGGCAATAGCAATTCCAGGCACATTAAATGTTGTTCTTGCTTTTTCAGCTAAGGCATCAATTTCAGATGAATTTATTTGGCTGAATCCAATTTGATTCAAAGTTAATAGAATACCTAATAATATTTTTTTCATAATTAAATAGTTTATTATGTTAGGGAACAGATTTATCTACTTGCAATTAAAAACCTCGTTGTCTTTTGGCTTCAAATAATAAAATGGCGGCAGCTACAGAAACATTCATAGAGTCAATGACACCTTGCATGGGGATAATAATATTTTGTGTGCTGTTTTTACGCCAAATTTCAGTGATTCCCGTTGCTTCTGTTCCCACCACTAATGCAGTTGGTTCGTTGTAATTCTGCGTGTGGTACTGGGTTGAGTCTTGAAGCGTAGCACAATAAATGTTTATTCCTTTTTCTTTTAAAAAAGAAATGGCTTCTTCTGAAGAAGTGACAGCAATTTGACGGGTGAATAAACAACCTACACTAGAACGAACAATATTGGGATTGTATAGATCACTTTTTGGATTGGCTATGATAACGGCGTCAATATTTGCCGCATCGGCAGTTCGTAAAACGGCACCTAAATTACCCGGCTTTTCTAAACCTTCAGCCACTAAGATTAATGGATTTTTTGATAATTTTAAATCAGAAATCTGTAAAGATTTAGTCTTTGCTACAGCCAATACACCTTCAGTAGTATCTCGATAGGCAAGTTTTTGATAAACTTCTTTTGAAATTTCAATACGTTCTACGGTTGGAGTAATGAAATGACTAATTTCATTTTCAGAGATTTTTTCGGGTAAATACAAAACGGTTTCAATTTCATAGCCACCTTTGACAGCCAAATCAATTTCACGTTGTCCTTCAATTAAAAAAGTACCCGATTGTTTTCTAGTTTTAGCTTTTTCTTGAAGTAAAACTAAATGTTTGATAAATGGATTTTGAATGGAAGTGATTTGTTTCATTTGGCATTATTTAGTACAAAGGTATTGAATTGATTGGAATAAAAAAGCCGCAAGTTTTTGATTCTTGCGGCTTGTTTTTAATTTTGTTCGTATTTCTTTTTATATCGTTGGTATAATTCTGTTTGATGTGATTCTAAACTAATTTCTCTTCCGTCAATAAAAGCATGAATCAATAGGTTTGATTTCATATCTAACGCATCACCTTCCGAAATAAACAAAGTAGCACTTTTTCCTGCTTCTAATGTGCCATAATTGGCGTCAATTCCCAAAATTTTTGCTGTATTTGAAGTAATTAATTGTAAGGCTTGCTCTTTAGATAATCCCCATGCTGCACAAGTTCCGGCATAAAAAGGTAAATTACGAGTTTGCATTCGTTCCATGTCTCCCGCATTTTCAAGTCCGACTAAAATTCCTTTATCAACTAATAATTTAGCGTTTTTATAGGGCAAGTTTACATCTTCATCTTCAGAATTTGGTAAATCATGCACCCTTCTTAATAAAACAGAAACATTATTTTCTTTAATTAAATCGGCTACTTTAAAGGCGTAGTATCCGCCCACAATAACTAATTTTTGGATGTTGTTTTTCTTTTTAAATAAAATAGCATCTGTAATTTCTTTTTGACCATTTGCTTGAATGTATAAAGTTTTAGTCCCTTCTTGTATTCCTTTCATGGCTTCATAAGGAATGTCTTTGATAGCAGGTTTTGCAGATAAATAGGCAAATGAATTGGTAAAAAAATCTTGAATCTCTTTTACTTGTTCGTCGTATTTTTTGTTGGGTTCAATGCCACCTGGTTCTGCCCACCAGCCACTTCTTGAGTACGAATTAGGCCAACGCATATGAATTCCATCATTTTCTTTAACTAGGGCATCTTCCCAATTCCAAGCATCTAATTGAACAATAGAGGAAGTACCTGAAATTCGACCACCACGCGGTGTTATTTGTGCTAATAGAACTCCGTTTGGACGAGCTGTTTCTGTAATTTTAGATTCTGTATTATAGGCAATAATACTTCTGATATGCGGATTAAAAGTACCTACTTCGCTTTCATCATCGGATGCTCTTACGGCATCAATTTCCACTAATCCTAAGGTAGAATTAGGAGCGATAAACCCTGGATAAATATGTTTTCCTGATGCATCAATCATGAGGTCATGTTTGGCAGGCTTTGCAAGTTTACCATCACTAATACTCGCAATCTTCCCGTCTTGAATAGAGATAAGTGCTTGTTCTTGAATTTTTCCATTACCCAGATGTGCAATCCCGCCGTAAATTAAAATTGACTTTGTTTGTTTAGGTGCAGGGGTTTGTTGCGCAAAACTCACTAATGAAGTTATAGCTAAAATATATGTTAGTTTTTTCATTTTTTTAAATTTAAACATGTAAGTCATATAAGTTTTTAATTAATTTTTATTGTAATTTAATTTGAAGAATAAATATGATTTAAAATAGTTTTCAAATTTTTATATGAATTACAAAATTTTAATTCGTGTATTTAGCATGGAACACTCTACATTTTTCACCTAATGTATCACAATGATAATGTCCGGTTGATTTTTTCTTTGGTTCTTGTGTTTTCATTCCTTTGTTTTTGGCATCAAGAAGCAAATTAATTAGTTCATTTCTTTCTTTTTGAACGGCTTCATTTTTTTGATTTTCTTTTTCTAAATCATAAAAAAGAATACCATCAACCATGGTTTTCTCTACTTTGGCATAAACAGATAATGGATTTTCTGACCAAAGTACAACATCGGCATCTTTACCCACTTTTATACTTCCTACTTTATCATCTACTTGAAGTAATTTTGCCGGATTTAAGGTTACAAAGTTCCAAGCTGTTTCTTCAGAAATGTTACCATATTTTGTTGTTTTGGCTGCCTCCTGATTTAAACGTCTCGACATTTCAGCATCATCTGAATTGATGGAAACAGTAACACCTTCTTTATTCATTAAAGCAGCATTATGTGGAATAGCATCATTAACTTCATACTTGTAGGCCCACCAATCTGCAAATGTAGAGCCTCCAACACCATGAGCAGCCATTTTATCAGCCAATTTGTATCCTTCTAAGATGTGAGTAAAAGTCTGAATTTTAAAGCCGTACTTATTTGCTACTTTCATCAACATATTGATTTCTGACTGAACGTAAGAGTGACACGTTATGAAACGTTTCTTTTCTAAGATTTGATTCAAAACTTCTAATTCAATATCATATCTCGGTTTAATTTTTGATTTTGATTTATTTGTAGTATACTCGTTCCATTCTTTTTTATAAGCTAATGCTCTGGAAAAATAGTCTTCATAAACTTGTTCTACTCCCATTCTTGATTGTGGAAAGCGTAATCTTGAATAATCACCCCAATTGGATTGTTTAACATTTTCACCTAAGGCAAATTTGATGTATTTTGGTGCGTCTTTTACTAACATTTCTTCTGGTGAATATCCCCATTTTAATTTAATAAATGCCGCTCTTCCTCCAATTGGATTGGCAGAACCATGTAATAAATTGGCAGAAGTAACCCCTCCGGCTAAATTTCTATAGATATTAATATCTTCCGAATTAACTACATCTTCTATGGTAACTTCAGCTGATGAATTTTGCCCCCCTTCATTCACACCATTTGAAATAGCAATATGCGAGTGTTCATCAATTATTCCTGCTGTTAAATGTTTACCTGTAGCATCAATTGTTTTACCGCTATACGATAAATTCTTTCCAATTTTGGCAATTTTACCATTCTCAATAAGTACATCGGTTTCTTTTAAAATACCTTCTTTTTCTCCTGTCCAAACCGTAGCATTTTTGAAAAGGATAGACTCTTGTTTTGGTTTTTCAATATTACCGAAAGCAATATTAGGAAAAGTAACAACCGACATTGGAGTTGTTTTTTTAATGTCTTCTTTTTTAGAATCGTCTTGTTTTTTTACTTCCTCGTTTTTCTTAGATGCACTCCAAGTAATTTCAGTTCCATTTTCATTAAAGCCATTTCCACTAATTACTTGGTCTTTTAAAATACCATTCAGTCTAATAAAAGTTGTTTTTGTTGTATCTTTTGAACGAATAACTAAATTAAGCCAAGGCTCATTATAAGTTGTTTTTGTAGCAAATTCTAAATTTCCTTGTTTTATTTTAACTTCGGGTTTTAACGCTTCGCCTTCAATAGATAAATCATATTTTTCACTAGCGATAGTTAAATCATAAGTTCCTTTTAATGAAGTTGGGTTTAATTTTTCAATACTGTATCGGTTTCCTTGAACCCAATTTTCAATAATAGTTGTTTTTTCATCAAATAAATCTCCAGAAGTTATGATAAAATTGGCTAAATTATTTTTCTTAAGGCTTCCAATATTCGTTTGCTTTAGAATAGCAGCCGGTAATTCTGTAAGTGAAGCTAATGCTTTTTCTTTTGAAAAACCTAATGCAACCGCCTTTCTTAGGTTGGCTAATAAATCTTTCGGGTTTTTTAATTCATTGGCAGTTAATACAAATGAGATGTTGTTATCCGCTAAAATTTTAAGATTATAGGGCGCTTGAGTCCAAAAACGCATATCACCCAAGCTTACTTGATTGGCTAATAGCGGATCTGAAACATCATAGGCATCTGGAAATTTAACTGGAATAATTAAAGTTGCCTTAGTTTTTTTAATATCATCAATACGTTCAAATTCATTTCCACTTCCTTTGATTAGGTAATTTATAGAAAATTCATCTCCAATTTTATCAGCGCGTAAGACATTTAATTTGTCACCCGCATTAAATATTTGAATCAAATTTTTATTTTCATTGAAAGCTTCTAAAGTTAAATCTTTTGTTTTTGATCCGCCTTGAGCATACCAATTGGCGTCATGATAAAACTGACGGATTGTAGCCATACTTCCCATTAAAGAGGATGGGTACGACTGATTGGAAAAAGCACTTCTATTAAATGTGAAATGTTGTGAGATTTTTTTATTTAATATACGTGTAGCATTTGATTCATTGTCATTTAAAGTCCAAAGTACCCCTGTACCCGCAACTAGACCATCATTTAAATGACTAATTACTGTTCCAAAACCTGCTTCGCGTAAATCTTTAGCGGTTTTATCGTCGTAATTTAAGTTTTGAAAAGCATTAAAATCGGCGCGAATGTGATCATTCCAATAGTATCCATTTCTCTCTGAGTTGTATTGTGGAGCAGGGTTAAAACCTCCTTTTTTCTGTGGTTTATTAATTCCAAATTCCGTGAAAACATCAATAAATGAGGCGTAAATTGTTTTGCCGGTAGCATCAATTTTAGTAGCTTCTTTTGGGATAGGAATTCCAGCTCCAATATCTACGATTTTATCTTCTTTAATCAGTATTGATGCATTGTCAATTTTTTGAGTTGAAGAAATGTAAATGGTAGCATTTGTTATAGCTACATAGTTTTTGTAGGTTTGTTTTATACTTTCATTGTTAGGAAAGTACTCTTGAGAAATACTCCATTGAGTAATTAACAAAAATGTAATAATTTTAAAAAGTTTCATAGTTTTTGATTAGT is a window of Flavobacterium indicum GPTSA100-9 = DSM 17447 DNA encoding:
- a CDS encoding serine hydrolase encodes the protein MKKILLGILLTLNQIGFSQINSSEIDALAEKARTTFNVPGIAIAVIKDGKIIHEKGYGESSIVTKQKVNEHTLFGVASNSKAFTATALAMLIDEGKLNWEDKVIKYLPDFKMYNDYVTNEFTIKDLLTHRSGLGLGAGDLMIWPEGNNFTPKDIIHNLRYLKPVSSFRTQFDYDNLLYIVAGEIIKEISGLSWSEFVETRIMKPLNMNRSAGSFVRLKDTTNLVTPHVPIDGKLKPIVRYKNTIMDAAGGIYTSVHDLSQWVLLQLNNGKINDKSLFSEKQHKEMWSLQTIIPATTTPPYNTHFSGYGLGWFLSDVKGYKQVTHTGGLEGMVTQVTLIPELNLGIIVLTNQQSGSAFSAITNTIKNSYLQLPYIDYVSKYGEREKNQQAEADTTTEEVWKTVASNLKDKKINPRFDQLEGSYEDAWLGAITLKLEKKKLIFQSVRSPQLKGEVFYVKNNTYAVKWDNRYFHADAFIEVTFDSSGKANNLKMKAISPLTDFSYDFHDLDFFRK
- a CDS encoding TrmH family RNA methyltransferase, with translation MKQITSIQNPFIKHLVLLQEKAKTRKQSGTFLIEGQREIDLAVKGGYEIETVLYLPEKISENEISHFITPTVERIEISKEVYQKLAYRDTTEGVLAVAKTKSLQISDLKLSKNPLILVAEGLEKPGNLGAVLRTADAANIDAVIIANPKSDLYNPNIVRSSVGCLFTRQIAVTSSEEAISFLKEKGINIYCATLQDSTQYHTQNYNEPTALVVGTEATGITEIWRKNSTQNIIIPMQGVIDSMNVSVAAAILLFEAKRQRGF
- a CDS encoding amidohydrolase family protein — translated: MKKLTYILAITSLVSFAQQTPAPKQTKSILIYGGIAHLGNGKIQEQALISIQDGKIASISDGKLAKPAKHDLMIDASGKHIYPGFIAPNSTLGLVEIDAVRASDDESEVGTFNPHIRSIIAYNTESKITETARPNGVLLAQITPRGGRISGTSSIVQLDAWNWEDALVKENDGIHMRWPNSYSRSGWWAEPGGIEPNKKYDEQVKEIQDFFTNSFAYLSAKPAIKDIPYEAMKGIQEGTKTLYIQANGQKEITDAILFKKKNNIQKLVIVGGYYAFKVADLIKENNVSVLLRRVHDLPNSEDEDVNLPYKNAKLLVDKGILVGLENAGDMERMQTRNLPFYAGTCAAWGLSKEQALQLITSNTAKILGIDANYGTLEAGKSATLFISEGDALDMKSNLLIHAFIDGREISLESHQTELYQRYKKKYEQN
- a CDS encoding amidohydrolase family protein, whose product is MKLFKIITFLLITQWSISQEYFPNNESIKQTYKNYVAITNATIYISSTQKIDNASILIKEDKIVDIGAGIPIPKEATKIDATGKTIYASFIDVFTEFGINKPQKKGGFNPAPQYNSERNGYYWNDHIRADFNAFQNLNYDDKTAKDLREAGFGTVISHLNDGLVAGTGVLWTLNDNESNATRILNKKISQHFTFNRSAFSNQSYPSSLMGSMATIRQFYHDANWYAQGGSKTKDLTLEAFNENKNLIQIFNAGDKLNVLRADKIGDEFSINYLIKGSGNEFERIDDIKKTKATLIIPVKFPDAYDVSDPLLANQVSLGDMRFWTQAPYNLKILADNNISFVLTANELKNPKDLLANLRKAVALGFSKEKALASLTELPAAILKQTNIGSLKKNNLANFIITSGDLFDEKTTIIENWVQGNRYSIEKLNPTSLKGTYDLTIASEKYDLSIEGEALKPEVKIKQGNLEFATKTTYNEPWLNLVIRSKDTTKTTFIRLNGILKDQVISGNGFNENGTEITWSASKKNEEVKKQDDSKKEDIKKTTPMSVVTFPNIAFGNIEKPKQESILFKNATVWTGEKEGILKETDVLIENGKIAKIGKNLSYSGKTIDATGKHLTAGIIDEHSHIAISNGVNEGGQNSSAEVTIEDVVNSEDINIYRNLAGGVTSANLLHGSANPIGGRAAFIKLKWGYSPEEMLVKDAPKYIKFALGENVKQSNWGDYSRLRFPQSRMGVEQVYEDYFSRALAYKKEWNEYTTNKSKSKIKPRYDIELEVLNQILEKKRFITCHSYVQSEINMLMKVANKYGFKIQTFTHILEGYKLADKMAAHGVGGSTFADWWAYKYEVNDAIPHNAALMNKEGVTVSINSDDAEMSRRLNQEAAKTTKYGNISEETAWNFVTLNPAKLLQVDDKVGSIKVGKDADVVLWSENPLSVYAKVEKTMVDGILFYDLEKENQKNEAVQKERNELINLLLDAKNKGMKTQEPKKKSTGHYHCDTLGEKCRVFHAKYTN